In Microbulbifer salipaludis, a genomic segment contains:
- a CDS encoding thiazole synthase → MNDKLKLYGKEFDSRLLVGTALYPSPAIMRASVAASGAEIITLSLRRQSPAQQQGKMIWDYIQESGCQLLPNTAGCKTPKEVIALAEMSREIFRTDWLKLEVIGDDYNLQPDPYGLVESARELVERGFKVLPYCTDDLVVCRKLLDVGCEVLMPWGSPIGTGRGLMNKYNLQTLRERLPDTPLIIDAGIGAPSQACEAMEMGFDAVLLNTAIARAQNPVLMAESFKLAVESGRAARNAGLMRKRQTASPSTPTLDMPFWQQTVSAGKQGEKA, encoded by the coding sequence ATGAACGATAAATTGAAACTCTACGGCAAAGAATTCGACAGTCGCCTGCTGGTCGGCACCGCACTCTATCCCTCACCGGCGATCATGCGTGCGTCCGTCGCGGCCTCCGGTGCGGAAATCATCACCCTGTCCCTGCGTCGCCAGAGTCCCGCACAGCAGCAGGGGAAAATGATCTGGGATTATATTCAGGAGTCCGGTTGCCAGCTGCTGCCCAATACCGCAGGTTGCAAAACCCCGAAAGAGGTCATCGCACTGGCGGAAATGAGCCGGGAAATTTTTCGCACCGACTGGCTCAAGCTGGAAGTGATCGGTGACGACTACAACTTGCAGCCCGACCCCTACGGTCTGGTGGAATCCGCGCGGGAATTGGTCGAGCGCGGCTTCAAGGTTTTGCCTTACTGCACCGATGATCTGGTGGTATGCCGCAAACTGCTGGACGTGGGGTGCGAAGTACTGATGCCCTGGGGCTCGCCCATCGGCACCGGCCGTGGACTGATGAACAAGTACAACCTGCAGACCCTGCGCGAGCGTCTGCCGGATACGCCGCTGATTATCGACGCCGGTATCGGTGCACCGTCCCAGGCCTGTGAAGCCATGGAGATGGGTTTCGATGCCGTGTTGCTCAATACGGCGATTGCCAGGGCCCAGAACCCGGTGCTGATGGCGGAGTCCTTCAAACTGGCGGTGGAGTCGGGGCGCGCCGCGCGGAATGCCGGCCTGATGCGCAAACGCCAGACCGCCAGCCCCAGCACGCCCACCCTGGATATGCCGTTCTGGCAGCAGACCGTGAGCGCCGGCAAGCAAGGCGAAAAAGCATGA
- the thiS gene encoding sulfur carrier protein ThiS: MRLLVNGEETHIESEKSLSELLQQLGCRGETFAVALNGDFVPRGNYPQTLLSAGDRLDIVAPMVGG; the protein is encoded by the coding sequence ATGCGATTACTGGTCAACGGCGAAGAAACCCATATTGAGAGTGAAAAATCACTGTCGGAATTGCTGCAACAGCTCGGCTGCCGCGGCGAAACCTTCGCCGTGGCGCTAAACGGTGATTTCGTCCCGCGCGGGAATTACCCGCAGACTTTGCTGAGTGCCGGTGACCGCCTGGATATCGTCGCACCGATGGTTGGAGGCTGA
- a CDS encoding sulfite exporter TauE/SafE family protein has translation MAELGDISGLTLGLLLAVCVVSAFISAVTGGAGGILMFAALNVAIPLRLLVPIHGAVQLMSNLARIVYVRDHIRWDMCIPFFFGCTIGAGLMTLGLASLSWQQLPMALLAILVFYTVFKPKKLPEIRLQPRNFFWVGIGTGTLGILAGAVDPLLAAFFVRKDMTPKEIVANKSVMQAWCHALKVPAFIFLGFAFSDHLGLIVLLTVAAVIGTRIGIILLNRISSEVFFNLMRAALLVAGIRIVYQLFAP, from the coding sequence TTGGCGGAACTGGGTGACATATCCGGCCTTACGCTGGGGCTTTTACTGGCCGTGTGTGTGGTCAGTGCGTTTATCTCTGCGGTCACCGGTGGCGCCGGTGGCATCCTGATGTTCGCCGCGTTGAACGTTGCCATTCCACTGCGCCTACTGGTGCCCATTCACGGCGCTGTGCAGCTGATGAGCAACCTGGCACGCATCGTTTACGTCCGTGACCATATCCGCTGGGATATGTGCATCCCGTTTTTTTTCGGTTGCACGATCGGCGCCGGGTTGATGACGTTGGGGCTGGCGAGTCTCAGCTGGCAGCAGCTACCCATGGCGCTGCTGGCCATACTGGTGTTCTACACGGTATTCAAACCGAAAAAGCTGCCGGAGATTCGCCTGCAGCCACGCAATTTTTTCTGGGTGGGTATCGGCACCGGGACGCTGGGCATCCTGGCCGGTGCGGTAGACCCACTACTTGCGGCATTTTTCGTACGCAAGGACATGACACCCAAAGAAATCGTTGCCAATAAATCCGTCATGCAGGCGTGGTGTCATGCCCTTAAAGTCCCCGCCTTTATTTTCCTCGGATTTGCGTTTTCAGATCATCTGGGGCTGATTGTATTACTCACCGTTGCCGCGGTGATCGGTACCCGCATCGGCATCATCCTCCTGAACCGGATCAGCAGCGAAGTATTTTTCAACCTGATGCGCGCAGCACTTCTCGTGGCTGGGATACGCATTGTCTATCAATTATTTGCACCGTAG
- the thiC gene encoding phosphomethylpyrimidine synthase ThiC, with protein MSQIAEPKNIESNADKKSRAAQKKSAKEFLDNLTAQQFPNSRKVYLQGEHSGVKVGVREICLGQSLVGGDEQNPVFEPNAPLPVYDTAGPYSDPEYTPDIRNGLPKLRQQWIEARGDTDVLDTRQAAYSQKRMADQGLDHIRFDNLPAPRKAKPGKNVTQMHYARQGIITPEMEFIAIRENMGRGNLAAQLSEADYKNARTGIYIPPQITPEFVRREVAEGRAIIPANINHTELEPMIIGRNFLCKVNANIGNSAVTSSIEEEVEKLVWSIKWGGDTVMDLSTGQNIHETREWILRNSPVPIGTVPIYQALEKVDGVAEDLNWDVFRDTLIEQAEQGVDYFTIHAGVLLRYVPLTAKRVTGIVSRGGSIMAKWCLAHHKENFLYTHFEDICEILKAYDVSFSLGDGLRPGCIADANDEAQFGELRTLGELTEIAWKHDVQTMIEGPGHVPMHKIRENMDEQLEHCHGAPFYTLGPLTTDIAPGYDHITSGIGAAMIGSMGCAMLCYVTPKEHLGLPNKEDVKEGLMAYKIAAHAADVAKGHPRAQMRDNALSKARFEFRWEDQFNLGLDPERARIYHDETLPKESGKIAHFCSMCGPKFCSMKITQDVRDYSKKLEAAKPGTEASKGMEEMSIKFKELGAEIYHKG; from the coding sequence ATGTCTCAAATCGCCGAACCGAAGAATATCGAGAGCAACGCCGATAAAAAAAGCCGCGCTGCACAGAAGAAAAGCGCCAAAGAATTCCTCGATAATCTAACCGCTCAGCAATTCCCCAACTCCCGTAAAGTCTATCTGCAAGGCGAACATTCCGGCGTAAAAGTCGGTGTGCGTGAAATCTGCCTCGGCCAGAGCCTCGTTGGCGGCGATGAACAAAATCCCGTGTTCGAACCGAACGCACCCCTGCCGGTATATGACACCGCAGGGCCTTACTCTGACCCGGAGTACACACCCGATATTCGCAACGGTCTGCCCAAACTGCGCCAGCAATGGATCGAAGCCCGTGGCGATACCGACGTTCTCGACACCCGTCAGGCCGCTTACAGCCAGAAACGCATGGCCGATCAGGGCCTCGACCATATCCGCTTTGACAACCTGCCCGCGCCCCGCAAAGCCAAGCCCGGAAAAAATGTTACGCAGATGCACTACGCCCGTCAGGGCATCATCACCCCGGAGATGGAATTTATCGCCATCCGCGAAAACATGGGGCGTGGCAATCTTGCCGCACAACTGAGCGAAGCAGATTATAAAAACGCCCGTACCGGCATTTATATTCCACCGCAAATTACCCCGGAATTCGTCCGCCGGGAAGTGGCCGAAGGCCGCGCCATCATTCCCGCGAACATCAACCACACCGAACTGGAGCCGATGATCATCGGCCGCAACTTCCTGTGCAAAGTGAACGCCAACATCGGCAACTCCGCGGTCACATCTTCCATCGAAGAAGAAGTAGAGAAACTGGTGTGGTCCATCAAATGGGGCGGCGACACCGTCATGGACCTTTCCACTGGCCAGAACATCCACGAAACCCGCGAGTGGATTCTGCGCAACAGCCCCGTCCCCATTGGCACCGTGCCCATTTACCAGGCCCTGGAAAAAGTTGACGGCGTTGCCGAAGACCTCAACTGGGATGTCTTCCGCGATACCCTGATCGAGCAGGCAGAGCAGGGCGTTGATTACTTTACTATCCACGCCGGCGTACTCCTGCGCTACGTACCGCTTACCGCCAAGCGCGTTACCGGCATCGTCTCCCGCGGTGGCTCCATCATGGCCAAGTGGTGCCTCGCACACCACAAGGAAAACTTCCTCTACACCCACTTCGAGGATATTTGTGAAATCCTAAAAGCCTACGACGTCAGCTTCTCATTGGGCGACGGCCTGCGCCCCGGCTGTATCGCCGATGCCAACGACGAAGCCCAGTTCGGCGAACTGCGCACCCTCGGTGAACTCACCGAAATCGCCTGGAAACACGACGTACAGACCATGATCGAAGGCCCCGGCCATGTGCCCATGCACAAAATCCGGGAGAACATGGACGAGCAACTGGAACACTGCCACGGCGCCCCCTTCTATACCCTCGGCCCCCTGACCACCGACATCGCCCCCGGCTACGACCACATCACCTCCGGCATCGGCGCCGCCATGATCGGCAGCATGGGTTGTGCCATGCTCTGCTACGTCACACCCAAAGAACACCTCGGCCTGCCCAACAAAGAAGACGTAAAAGAAGGCCTCATGGCCTACAAAATCGCCGCCCACGCCGCCGACGTCGCCAAAGGGCATCCAAGGGCGCAGATGCGGGACAACGCCCTCTCCAAGGCCCGCTTTGAATTCCGCTGGGAAGACCAGTTCAATCTCGGTCTCGACCCCGAACGCGCGCGCATATATCACGACGAAACCCTGCCCAAAGAATCCGGCAAGATCGCCCACTTCTGCTCCATGTGCGGCCCGAAATTCTGCTCAATGAAAATTACCCAAGACGTCCGCGACTATTCCAAAAAGCTAGAGGCAGCAAAACCGGGAACCGAGGCGAGTAAAGGAATGGAAGAAATGTCCATCAAGTTCAAAGAACTAGGCGCAGAGATTTATCACAAGGGTTAA
- a CDS encoding MBL fold metallo-hydrolase, translating into MNITFLGGTGTVTGSKFLISVDEGKTQFLVDCGMFQGYKWLRERNWEAPLFDYRHLKGIVLTHAHLDHSGYIPRLYQQGYRGPVYCHHATRDLCSILLPDAGHIQEEDARFYQRHKLGKHAHPVPLYNGDTAERCLELFQPVAFDEKIRIGSATLHIQPAGHILGAGSVILEADGKRVGFSGDVGRPHDLIMHSPRPLPALDLLLLESTYGDRRHPQIDHAQQLAEVVNNTLGRGGVLLIPSFAVGRAQTLQFLLLNLMREQRIPKVPIFLDSPMAIDASEIYARYPDQHRLSAANCTFMCSGIRYTRSVDQSKALENIQYPHIIIAGSGMASGGRILHHMKRLLPDHRTTVLFAGYQAGGTRGARLLAGSRNVKIHGEYIPCKAQIEMLEGLSAHADYVELGEWLLQSALEAGTQIQLVHGEPDAADCQRLYLQDNTPFQVRVAGYRDILRL; encoded by the coding sequence ATGAATATCACGTTCCTTGGCGGCACCGGCACGGTTACCGGCTCAAAATTTCTGATCAGTGTGGATGAGGGTAAAACGCAGTTTCTGGTGGATTGCGGTATGTTCCAGGGCTACAAATGGTTGCGCGAACGCAACTGGGAAGCGCCCCTGTTCGACTACCGCCACCTCAAGGGGATCGTCCTCACCCACGCCCACCTGGACCACTCCGGTTATATTCCGCGGCTCTACCAGCAGGGATATCGCGGCCCGGTCTACTGCCACCATGCCACCCGCGATCTCTGCTCGATTCTTCTGCCGGATGCCGGGCACATCCAGGAAGAAGACGCCCGCTTCTACCAGCGCCACAAACTCGGCAAGCACGCCCACCCCGTGCCCCTGTACAACGGTGATACCGCAGAGCGGTGCCTCGAGCTGTTCCAGCCAGTGGCCTTCGACGAAAAAATTCGAATTGGCAGCGCCACCCTGCATATCCAGCCGGCGGGGCACATTCTGGGCGCGGGCAGTGTCATTCTCGAAGCGGATGGCAAGCGGGTAGGATTTTCCGGTGATGTGGGCCGCCCGCACGATCTCATCATGCACTCGCCGCGGCCTCTGCCCGCTCTGGACCTCCTGCTGCTGGAATCCACCTATGGGGACCGGCGTCACCCGCAGATTGACCACGCGCAACAACTGGCCGAGGTCGTCAACAACACCCTCGGCCGCGGCGGGGTGTTACTGATTCCGAGTTTTGCCGTGGGACGGGCGCAAACCCTGCAATTCCTACTGCTGAACCTGATGCGAGAACAGCGGATTCCCAAAGTCCCCATTTTCCTCGACAGCCCCATGGCCATCGACGCCTCGGAAATCTATGCCCGCTACCCGGACCAGCACCGCCTCAGTGCCGCAAACTGTACCTTCATGTGCAGCGGCATCCGCTACACCCGCAGCGTGGATCAGTCCAAGGCTCTGGAGAACATCCAGTATCCCCACATCATCATCGCCGGCAGCGGCATGGCCAGCGGCGGCCGCATACTGCACCACATGAAGCGCTTGCTACCTGACCATAGAACCACCGTGTTATTCGCCGGCTACCAGGCTGGCGGCACCCGCGGTGCCCGCCTGCTGGCCGGTTCACGCAACGTAAAGATTCACGGGGAGTACATACCCTGCAAGGCGCAGATCGAAATGCTGGAAGGGCTATCCGCCCACGCGGACTATGTGGAGCTGGGCGAGTGGCTGTTGCAGTCTGCACTGGAGGCAGGCACCCAGATTCAACTGGTGCACGGCGAGCCGGACGCGGCCGATTGCCAGCGTCTCTACCTGCAGGACAACACCCCCTTCCAGGTACGGGTTGCCGGCTACCGGGACATTCTGCGCCTGTAA
- the thiO gene encoding glycine oxidase ThiO encodes MAERKLNIALAGAGLMGRLLAWRMSEKGQQVSLFESGSLEKPAGACHTAAGMISPLSELFHCPLPIYQLGMQSLQYWPDWVSQLEQTTGSKVDYRQKGSILIAHPQDRSELLQFQQELDAKLGSENREQLQWLDNNSLRNLEPELEHFDRGLFLASEADIDNRKLLPALLQALRQNHIRLHENTPAECAPGTVHSVRGTESFDLVIDTRGLGAKKQISGLRGVRGEVMVVETPEVQLNRPVRLLHPRYQLYAVPRANNQTVIGATEIESEDMSPISLRSTMELSSALYSIHPAFAEARVIETRVNCRPATMDNLPVVESQPGLMRINGLFRHGYLLASALVAQAEIEVSRSTQTTQQVT; translated from the coding sequence GTGGCAGAGCGGAAACTAAATATCGCACTAGCGGGAGCCGGCCTGATGGGCCGCCTTCTAGCCTGGCGTATGTCTGAAAAAGGCCAGCAAGTATCCCTGTTCGAATCCGGTAGCCTGGAAAAACCGGCGGGCGCCTGCCATACCGCCGCCGGCATGATCTCCCCGCTGTCCGAACTGTTCCACTGCCCACTCCCCATCTACCAACTGGGCATGCAAAGCCTGCAATACTGGCCCGACTGGGTAAGCCAGCTGGAACAAACGACCGGCAGCAAAGTCGATTATCGCCAGAAAGGCAGCATCCTCATCGCCCACCCGCAGGACCGCAGCGAACTCCTGCAATTCCAACAGGAACTCGACGCAAAGCTAGGCTCAGAAAACCGCGAGCAACTGCAATGGCTGGACAATAACTCCCTGCGAAACCTGGAACCCGAACTCGAACATTTTGATCGCGGCCTGTTCCTCGCCAGCGAAGCCGACATCGACAACCGCAAGCTTCTCCCCGCACTGTTGCAAGCACTCAGGCAAAACCATATACGGCTGCACGAAAACACCCCGGCAGAGTGCGCCCCCGGAACAGTACACAGCGTGCGTGGCACAGAGTCGTTTGATCTCGTTATCGACACCCGCGGCCTCGGCGCCAAGAAACAGATCAGTGGACTGCGCGGTGTCCGCGGCGAAGTCATGGTGGTAGAAACCCCCGAAGTGCAACTCAACCGCCCCGTGCGCCTGTTGCACCCCCGGTACCAACTTTACGCCGTACCCAGAGCCAACAACCAGACCGTCATTGGCGCCACTGAAATTGAAAGCGAAGATATGAGCCCGATCTCGCTCCGCTCCACCATGGAACTCTCCAGTGCACTGTACTCAATCCATCCCGCTTTCGCCGAAGCGCGCGTCATTGAAACCCGCGTCAACTGCCGTCCCGCCACCATGGACAACCTTCCTGTGGTGGAAAGCCAACCCGGACTGATGCGCATTAACGGCCTGTTTCGCCACGGCTATCTACTGGCATCGGCGTTAGTGGCCCAGGCTGAAATCGAAGTTTCCCGATCAACCCAAACGACACAACAGGTGACCTGA
- the safD gene encoding sulfoacetaldehyde dehydrogenase SafD, translating into MADYQIINPYSGEPIEAYEFHTREQVAEAIEALVAARKTQQATPAFERSNILLKLAQLLLENKEDLAQLVMQETSKTINDSRVEIDRAYNTALASAMEARSINGEALDSDAYPPMREKIGVVLWKPLGTVLCITPFNFPINIALHKIGPAFAAGNTILFKPGPQNKRSAERLVALCYAAGMDRSVLKMLIPDIDATRYAVSHPEIQAINFTGGTAAANAIAADAGYKKMLFELGGNDPLIVMPDADLDAAVNATINQRFATAGQRCTAAKRLFVHTAVFDAFAEKLVAATARLKVGNPAEEDTFIGPLIHTAAADEVEARISAAVNAGAKVLFGHKREGNILWPTILDNVADDAELVAEETFGPVVPLRKFDDEAELIPLINNSPFGLQAGVFTQNLALAKRLYNQLDVGLLAVNDGPGFRAEHFPFGGVKESGVGREGVRYAIREMSYQKTLVI; encoded by the coding sequence ATGGCAGATTATCAGATTATCAACCCATATAGCGGTGAGCCGATCGAAGCGTATGAGTTCCATACCCGGGAGCAGGTGGCCGAAGCCATCGAAGCGCTGGTAGCCGCCCGAAAAACCCAACAGGCAACACCAGCGTTTGAGCGCTCCAATATTCTGCTGAAACTGGCCCAGTTACTGCTGGAAAACAAAGAAGATTTGGCGCAGCTGGTTATGCAGGAAACCAGCAAAACCATCAACGACAGCCGCGTGGAAATCGATCGCGCCTACAACACGGCTCTGGCCAGTGCCATGGAAGCACGCAGTATCAACGGCGAAGCTCTGGATTCCGACGCCTACCCGCCCATGCGCGAGAAAATTGGCGTCGTACTGTGGAAGCCCCTGGGTACCGTCCTGTGCATTACTCCGTTTAACTTTCCCATCAATATTGCGCTGCACAAGATCGGCCCGGCATTTGCCGCCGGTAATACCATCCTGTTCAAACCGGGCCCCCAGAACAAACGCTCCGCAGAACGGCTGGTTGCGCTGTGCTATGCCGCAGGCATGGATCGATCGGTCCTGAAAATGCTGATTCCGGATATCGACGCCACCCGCTACGCCGTGTCCCATCCGGAAATTCAGGCCATCAATTTTACCGGTGGCACTGCCGCGGCCAATGCCATTGCCGCGGATGCCGGCTACAAAAAAATGCTGTTCGAGCTGGGCGGTAACGACCCGCTCATCGTCATGCCCGACGCCGACCTGGACGCCGCCGTGAACGCCACCATCAACCAGCGCTTTGCCACCGCCGGCCAGCGCTGTACCGCGGCCAAGCGCCTGTTTGTACACACTGCCGTATTCGACGCCTTCGCCGAAAAACTCGTGGCCGCTACCGCCAGACTCAAAGTCGGCAACCCGGCGGAAGAGGACACCTTTATCGGTCCACTGATCCACACCGCCGCCGCCGACGAAGTGGAAGCGCGTATCTCTGCTGCAGTAAACGCTGGTGCGAAGGTGCTGTTCGGTCACAAACGTGAAGGCAACATTCTCTGGCCCACCATTCTAGATAACGTCGCCGACGACGCGGAACTGGTCGCGGAAGAAACCTTTGGCCCGGTGGTGCCTCTGCGCAAATTTGACGACGAAGCAGAGCTGATTCCCCTGATCAACAACTCGCCCTTTGGCCTGCAGGCGGGCGTATTCACCCAGAACCTTGCCCTCGCCAAACGCCTCTACAATCAGTTGGATGTAGGCCTGCTCGCCGTCAACGACGGCCCCGGCTTTCGTGCGGAACATTTCCCGTTCGGCGGCGTAAAAGAAAGCGGTGTCGGAAGGGAAGGGGTGCGCTACGCCATTCGTGAAATGAGCTACCAGAAAACGCTCGTGATCTAG
- a CDS encoding thymidine phosphorylase family protein, producing the protein MTRALPLTAYRMGIDTHEEPIVFMRKDCAICRAEGYTANTRLQISAGQRTLIATLNTVSETILPQGYIGFSDSAWEFLGLDEHSVVHVHHAPPVPSLSALRKKIYGHRLNTLEISSIIGDIGQRRYSDIEVASFLTACAGGRLDAAETTALTTAMINNGNRLHWPEYTRVFDKHCIGGLPGNRTTPIVVAIVSAAGLVIPKTSSRAITSPAGTADTMEVLTNVDLPLAQLRNVITRTGACLAAGGEVGLSPTDDLLIRIERALDLDSEGQLVASVLSKKMAAGSTHILIDMPVGPTAKLRTPQQAADLESLFHAVAGNLGVEVRCVQTDGSQAVGWGIGPAEEARDVLSVLHNEQHAPADLKERALFLAAQLLCMADETSDAQAYRNARDLLESGEALQQFLNICEAQGGLREIPTASHHIELRSTWDGHLRGMDNRRLAHLAKVAGAPSSPEAGLRLQVKVGDSIRAGQALATLLAQTPGELAYAREYYHQNRDLFDVAPANTPAITEGNRDGDRDSNR; encoded by the coding sequence ATGACCCGGGCGCTGCCACTCACTGCCTACCGCATGGGAATCGACACCCATGAGGAACCCATTGTCTTCATGCGCAAGGACTGCGCTATTTGCCGTGCCGAGGGCTACACGGCAAACACCCGACTGCAAATCAGCGCCGGCCAGCGCACACTGATTGCGACGCTCAACACGGTGAGTGAAACGATTCTGCCCCAGGGCTATATCGGTTTTTCCGACAGCGCCTGGGAATTCCTCGGGCTGGATGAACATTCGGTGGTTCATGTTCACCACGCCCCACCGGTGCCCTCACTGAGCGCCCTGCGCAAGAAAATCTATGGTCACCGGCTCAATACCCTGGAAATCAGCAGCATCATCGGTGACATCGGCCAACGCCGCTATTCGGATATCGAAGTCGCCAGTTTCCTGACCGCCTGCGCCGGCGGACGCCTCGATGCCGCCGAAACCACTGCGCTGACCACCGCCATGATCAACAACGGCAACCGACTGCACTGGCCCGAGTACACACGTGTGTTCGACAAGCACTGCATCGGCGGCCTGCCTGGTAACCGCACGACGCCGATTGTGGTGGCCATCGTCAGTGCTGCCGGCCTGGTCATTCCCAAAACCTCCTCGCGCGCCATCACCTCACCGGCGGGCACCGCCGACACCATGGAGGTCCTCACCAACGTCGACCTGCCGCTGGCACAATTGCGCAATGTGATCACCCGTACCGGGGCCTGCCTCGCCGCTGGGGGCGAAGTCGGGCTGAGCCCAACCGATGACCTTTTGATTCGCATCGAGCGCGCCCTGGACCTGGACAGTGAGGGACAGCTGGTGGCCTCGGTGCTTTCCAAGAAAATGGCCGCCGGTTCCACCCACATCCTGATTGACATGCCCGTGGGTCCCACCGCGAAATTACGCACCCCGCAACAGGCGGCAGATCTCGAATCCCTGTTTCACGCAGTGGCCGGCAACCTCGGGGTAGAGGTTCGCTGTGTACAAACCGATGGCAGCCAGGCGGTTGGCTGGGGCATCGGCCCCGCCGAGGAGGCGCGCGATGTGCTGAGTGTGTTGCACAACGAGCAACACGCCCCGGCCGACCTGAAGGAGCGCGCGCTGTTTCTTGCGGCACAACTGTTATGTATGGCCGATGAAACCAGTGACGCGCAGGCGTACCGAAATGCCCGGGACTTGCTGGAATCCGGCGAGGCTCTGCAGCAGTTCCTGAATATCTGCGAAGCCCAGGGCGGCCTCCGCGAAATCCCAACCGCCAGCCACCATATCGAACTGCGCAGCACATGGGATGGACACCTGCGCGGCATGGACAACCGGCGCCTGGCACACCTGGCCAAGGTTGCCGGCGCACCCTCGTCCCCGGAAGCCGGACTGCGCCTGCAGGTCAAGGTGGGGGACAGCATCCGCGCGGGTCAGGCACTGGCAACCCTGCTGGCACAGACGCCGGGGGAGCTGGCCTACGCGCGGGAGTACTACCATCAAAACCGGGACCTGTTTGACGTTGCGCCCGCAAACACCCCGGCGATAACCGAGGGCAACCGAGATGGCGACAGGGACAGTAATCGATAG
- the thiE gene encoding thiamine phosphate synthase: MSAIEQQRLIVWTIAGSDSGGGAGIQADLLTMHDLGVHGCSVITANTAQNTLGVPAINAVSDEVLQSQLDALLDDLKPAAIKIGLLANAAQVRLVANFLRTLKAAGNRIPVVYDPVAVATSGAQLTEDSTGAAVLTDLLPLCDLITPNSVELAWLARTHVDSAETVLKAARSVRGNHETALLVTGGHLEIEPGTTSDLLCTGHGECASHDWLIGKRVDTRNAHGTGCTLSSAIAALLALGYPLKDACVVANAYVRRGLRLASSDHIGAGPGPVGHCGWPDALKDFPEVLLAGSERAKPFGTFSESGAANFAAEFAQPDSSRLGLYPVVDSVDWVEKLAEEGVRTLQLRIKYPRTDLREQIERAVAIGRRYDVRLFINDYWQLAIECGAYGVHLGQEDLQSADLKAIQAAGLKLGISTHGFFELLYAYQFRPSYLAIGAIYATSTKDMSGQLQGPQKLARMAALLPDYPLVAIGGINCERASVVAACGVGSIAVVTAITEAPDYREAVAQLQAVLESP, encoded by the coding sequence ATGAGCGCAATAGAACAGCAACGGCTGATTGTGTGGACTATCGCCGGCAGTGATTCCGGTGGTGGTGCCGGTATTCAGGCAGACCTGCTCACCATGCATGACCTGGGTGTGCATGGTTGCAGTGTCATCACCGCCAACACCGCACAGAATACCCTCGGGGTGCCGGCCATTAATGCGGTTTCCGATGAGGTACTGCAATCGCAACTGGACGCGTTGCTCGACGATCTCAAACCGGCGGCGATCAAGATCGGCCTGCTGGCAAACGCCGCACAGGTGCGGCTGGTAGCAAACTTTCTGCGCACGCTGAAAGCCGCTGGCAATCGTATTCCCGTGGTCTACGATCCGGTCGCCGTGGCCACCAGCGGCGCACAGCTGACCGAAGACAGTACCGGCGCTGCGGTGCTGACAGACTTGTTGCCCCTGTGTGATTTGATTACGCCCAACAGCGTTGAGCTGGCGTGGCTGGCGCGGACTCACGTTGACAGTGCCGAAACCGTACTCAAGGCGGCGCGCAGCGTGCGGGGCAACCATGAGACGGCACTGCTGGTTACCGGGGGGCATCTCGAGATTGAGCCGGGTACAACCTCCGACCTGTTATGTACAGGTCACGGTGAGTGCGCGAGCCATGACTGGTTGATCGGTAAAAGAGTTGATACCCGCAATGCCCATGGCACCGGCTGTACTTTGTCCTCTGCGATTGCGGCATTGCTGGCCCTGGGCTATCCGCTCAAGGATGCCTGTGTGGTGGCCAATGCCTATGTGCGGCGCGGGTTGCGCCTCGCCAGTAGCGATCATATTGGCGCGGGCCCGGGCCCGGTAGGGCACTGCGGCTGGCCGGATGCGTTAAAAGACTTCCCCGAAGTGTTGCTTGCCGGCAGCGAGCGGGCAAAACCGTTTGGTACCTTCAGCGAATCGGGGGCGGCCAATTTTGCTGCGGAATTTGCGCAGCCGGATTCCAGCCGGCTCGGCCTTTACCCGGTGGTGGATAGCGTGGACTGGGTCGAGAAGCTGGCGGAGGAGGGCGTGCGCACCCTGCAGCTGCGTATCAAGTATCCGCGCACTGACCTGCGGGAACAGATTGAGCGCGCGGTGGCCATTGGCCGCCGCTATGACGTGCGCCTGTTTATCAACGACTACTGGCAACTGGCAATTGAGTGTGGCGCCTACGGTGTGCATCTCGGCCAGGAGGATCTGCAGAGCGCAGACCTGAAGGCAATCCAGGCCGCCGGGCTGAAACTGGGTATCAGCACCCACGGCTTTTTTGAATTGTTGTACGCCTACCAGTTTCGCCCCAGCTACCTCGCTATTGGTGCCATCTATGCCACCAGCACCAAGGATATGAGCGGTCAGTTACAGGGGCCACAGAAGCTCGCGCGCATGGCCGCGCTGTTGCCGGATTATCCACTTGTGGCCATTGGTGGCATCAATTGCGAGCGTGCATCGGTGGTTGCCGCAT